Proteins from a single region of Desulfobacterales bacterium:
- a CDS encoding acyl-CoA synthetase, which produces MLKPGKTYADVFDTFRWEIPEYYNIGVDICDRWADQRNRLALVYENENGQVEKYTFADLKRLSNQLANGLLVSGIKQGDRFGILLPQCPETAISHIAAYKIGAVAIPMFTLFGTDALAYRLANSAAKGVVTDSANLPKIIEIRDQLPDLEVIIVTRGEKQDQVQDFAKLIEKGSTDFTPVKTRADDPALIIYTSGTTGPPKGALHAHRVLLGHLPGVEFPHNFFPQENDFFWTPADWAWIGGLIDVLFPSWHHGIPVLAHRAKKFDPEEAFHLIAKYNIRNAFMPPTALKLMRQVKNPRNQYTLNMRSIGSGGETLGEELLEWGREVFDLTINEFYGQTEANLIVGNCAAIMQNLPGSMGRAVPGHTLAVVDGEGRPVPPGEAGEVAVRRPDPVMFLEYWKNPQATADKFVGDWCLTGDLAKQDEAGYFWFVGRKDDVITSAGYRIGPAEIEDCIMKHPDVGMVAVVGSPDEVRTEIVKAFIVLKPEVAADDDLAAGIKDFVKVRLAAHEYPREIEFVDELPMTATGKIMRKDLKALEVKRKAKR; this is translated from the coding sequence GTGTTAAAGCCCGGCAAAACTTATGCTGACGTATTTGATACTTTCCGTTGGGAAATTCCCGAGTATTACAATATCGGTGTGGACATTTGTGATCGCTGGGCCGACCAGCGCAACCGTCTGGCACTGGTTTATGAAAATGAAAACGGCCAGGTTGAAAAATATACGTTTGCCGATTTAAAGCGTCTATCCAACCAGCTGGCAAATGGTCTGCTGGTCAGCGGTATAAAGCAGGGAGATCGCTTCGGCATCCTGCTGCCCCAATGCCCGGAAACGGCCATCAGCCATATTGCCGCCTACAAAATCGGCGCTGTTGCCATCCCCATGTTCACCCTGTTCGGCACCGATGCCCTGGCCTATCGTCTGGCCAACAGCGCAGCCAAAGGCGTTGTCACCGACAGTGCCAACCTGCCCAAGATTATAGAGATTCGGGACCAGTTGCCGGATCTGGAGGTGATCATCGTCACCCGCGGTGAAAAACAGGATCAGGTGCAGGATTTCGCAAAACTAATTGAAAAAGGATCCACCGATTTTACGCCGGTTAAAACCCGGGCCGATGATCCGGCCTTAATCATTTATACATCGGGCACGACCGGCCCGCCCAAAGGGGCCTTGCATGCGCACCGGGTGCTGTTGGGCCATTTACCGGGAGTGGAGTTTCCGCACAATTTTTTCCCGCAGGAAAACGATTTTTTCTGGACCCCGGCGGATTGGGCCTGGATTGGCGGGTTGATCGATGTGCTCTTTCCCAGCTGGCACCATGGCATCCCCGTGCTGGCGCACCGTGCTAAAAAATTCGACCCGGAAGAAGCCTTTCATCTGATTGCCAAATACAACATCCGCAACGCTTTCATGCCCCCCACGGCGCTGAAGCTGATGCGCCAGGTCAAAAACCCGCGTAATCAATATACCTTAAATATGCGCAGTATCGGCAGCGGGGGCGAAACATTGGGCGAAGAGCTGCTGGAATGGGGCCGCGAGGTTTTCGATTTGACCATCAATGAATTTTACGGCCAAACCGAAGCCAATTTGATCGTAGGCAACTGCGCGGCCATCATGCAAAATCTGCCCGGTTCGATGGGCAGGGCCGTTCCGGGGCACACTTTGGCGGTGGTGGATGGTGAAGGCCGGCCGGTACCGCCTGGCGAGGCCGGTGAGGTGGCTGTTCGCCGACCCGATCCGGTTATGTTTCTAGAATACTGGAAAAATCCGCAGGCCACGGCGGATAAATTTGTGGGGGATTGGTGCCTGACGGGGGATTTGGCCAAACAGGACGAAGCAGGATATTTTTGGTTTGTGGGCCGCAAGGACGATGTGATCACCAGTGCGGGATATCGCATTGGTCCGGCTGAGATCGAAGACTGTATAATGAAGCATCCGGATGTGGGGATGGTCGCCGTTGTTGGCAGCCCGGATGAGGTGCGCACCGAGATTGTCAAAGCCTTTATTGTTCTCAAGCCCGAAGTTGCTGCCGATGATGATCTCGCCGCCGGTATTAAAGACTTTGTTAAGGTTCGTTTGGCAGCCCATGAGTACCCGCGGGAGATAGAATTTGTCGATGAGCTGCCGATGACCGCCACCGGCAAAATTATGCGCAAGGATTTAAAGGCCTTGGAGGTCAAAAGAAAAGCGAAGCGGTAG
- a CDS encoding ABC transporter substrate-binding protein: MKTKSSIAITAILLIILPGVMLCNSAFAGEAFHLGVALGLSGTGAPYSKEAVEGIEIAVNEINALGGLLGAHRIRLFIRDTQTKPDVARQVVENLIQTDKVQTIIATYSSATALAIKPICRKNRVLHIATISNSENITKIDPSPYTYSVVPNTYMLSKAVVVGVANLAKKNNWKKFVTVASDYAWGRSSQEVQVDLLRQIAPNLELVSTYWPRLGQSRFNSFIVDILAQKPDFVLGSIAGTDNAFWMRDARDYRLFKQVEYPGGLISLTELKSQARSIRRDQYGRTRAPFFAHLDIPMMAKLVDTYKAKFGTYPSDWVVMAYDGVHALKQGVDKAGSIDIEKVKDAMKGMTIDTTRGKLFFRKIDNQLSCSTYFGRVADDPNYPFPIYHELLELKAPENWRPEAEIKAARKQ; this comes from the coding sequence ATGAAAACCAAATCTTCCATCGCAATAACTGCCATTTTGTTAATCATCTTGCCGGGCGTTATGCTCTGCAACAGCGCTTTTGCCGGCGAAGCTTTCCATCTCGGCGTTGCTCTGGGCCTTTCCGGAACCGGCGCTCCTTATTCAAAGGAGGCAGTAGAAGGCATCGAAATCGCCGTCAATGAGATCAATGCATTGGGCGGACTTCTGGGAGCGCATCGGATTAGACTTTTTATCAGAGATACCCAGACCAAACCGGACGTCGCCAGACAGGTGGTCGAAAATCTGATTCAAACCGATAAGGTTCAAACGATTATCGCAACCTATTCCAGTGCGACGGCATTGGCCATCAAACCCATATGCCGTAAAAACAGAGTGTTGCACATTGCAACGATCAGTAACTCTGAAAATATCACCAAAATTGACCCCAGCCCCTATACCTATTCGGTTGTCCCCAATACATATATGTTGTCAAAGGCAGTTGTTGTCGGCGTTGCCAATTTGGCCAAAAAGAATAATTGGAAAAAGTTTGTGACCGTTGCTTCCGACTATGCCTGGGGCCGTTCCAGTCAAGAGGTGCAGGTCGATCTTTTAAGACAGATCGCACCAAATCTAGAATTGGTCAGCACTTACTGGCCAAGACTGGGTCAGTCACGGTTTAATTCCTTTATAGTTGATATTCTGGCCCAAAAGCCTGATTTTGTCCTTGGATCCATTGCCGGGACGGACAATGCCTTCTGGATGAGAGATGCTAGAGACTATCGATTATTCAAGCAAGTCGAATATCCGGGTGGTCTAATTAGCCTGACCGAATTGAAATCGCAAGCCAGAAGCATTCGCAGAGACCAATATGGTAGAACCCGGGCGCCATTTTTCGCCCACCTGGATATCCCTATGATGGCCAAATTGGTGGATACCTATAAGGCCAAGTTTGGCACCTATCCCAGCGATTGGGTAGTGATGGCCTATGACGGCGTTCATGCCCTCAAACAGGGTGTTGATAAAGCAGGCAGCATCGATATCGAAAAGGTCAAAGATGCCATGAAGGGAATGACCATTGATACCACCCGCGGAAAGCTTTTTTTCCGCAAGATTGACAATCAGTTAAGCTGTTCAACTTACTTCGGGCGGGTGGCCGATGATCCTAACTATCCCTTCCCCATCTATCACGAGCTGCTGGAACTAAAAGCACCCGAAAACTGGCGACCCGAGGCCGAAATAAAGGCTGCTAGAAAACAGTAA
- a CDS encoding TRAP transporter large permease subunit — MEFNDYLVIAMFLTFVSLLFTGFPVAWVLGGVAMIFTLVGWVADQYFGTLTGLDYLTLGMVINRIFKFMDNWVLVALPMFIFMGLMLDRSGIAESMMKSMQSLFGKVRGGLAVTVTTIGIILAASTGIIGASVVLLGLLSLPAMMKQGYSKTLALGTIAGSGTLGILIPPSIMLVIMADQLGLSVGDLFMGAVVPGVILGSLYIAYILIFSLLNPKAAPLDPNRQPIAWRMLWDVLKSILPPAGLIIAVLGSIFAGITTPTEASGVGALGATILAAMNKRLNFKVIVEVMKACFNTTAYIFAIFLGATCFALVLRSLGGDEFIERILTGIPLGPYGIMAVILGAVFLLGFFLDWIEITLIVLPLIAPVVSGLGFQIEGHGVVDNPELVWFVVLIAVSLQTSFLTPPVGFALFYLKGVAPPEVELVDIYKGVVPFIILQLIGLVIIAIWPQLVIWLPALAYG, encoded by the coding sequence ATGGAATTTAACGATTATCTCGTAATCGCCATGTTTCTGACCTTTGTCAGCCTCCTGTTCACCGGCTTTCCGGTTGCCTGGGTGTTGGGGGGCGTGGCCATGATATTTACCCTGGTGGGCTGGGTTGCCGATCAGTATTTTGGCACCCTGACAGGTCTGGATTACCTGACCCTGGGCATGGTGATTAACCGGATTTTCAAATTCATGGATAACTGGGTCCTGGTGGCCCTGCCCATGTTTATCTTTATGGGTCTGATGCTCGATCGTTCCGGCATCGCCGAAAGCATGATGAAGTCCATGCAGAGTCTCTTTGGTAAAGTGCGCGGCGGGTTGGCCGTCACCGTTACGACCATCGGCATCATCCTGGCGGCTTCGACCGGTATTATCGGGGCTTCGGTGGTGCTTTTGGGGCTGTTGTCTTTGCCGGCCATGATGAAGCAAGGCTATTCCAAAACGCTGGCACTGGGGACCATCGCCGGCTCCGGCACTCTGGGTATTTTGATACCGCCCAGTATTATGCTGGTCATTATGGCCGATCAGCTGGGGTTGTCTGTGGGCGATTTGTTTATGGGTGCGGTTGTACCCGGTGTCATTTTAGGGTCCTTGTATATTGCCTATATTTTGATCTTTAGCTTGCTGAATCCCAAGGCAGCGCCGTTGGACCCCAATCGGCAGCCCATCGCCTGGCGCATGCTCTGGGATGTTCTCAAAAGTATTTTGCCGCCTGCGGGATTGATTATTGCCGTGCTGGGCTCTATATTTGCCGGCATCACTACCCCCACTGAAGCCAGCGGCGTCGGCGCCCTGGGCGCCACCATCTTGGCGGCCATGAACAAGCGGCTTAATTTCAAGGTCATTGTCGAAGTCATGAAGGCCTGCTTTAACACCACCGCCTATATTTTTGCTATTTTTCTGGGGGCGACCTGTTTTGCCCTCGTGCTGCGCAGTCTCGGGGGGGATGAATTCATCGAAAGAATTCTCACCGGAATCCCGCTGGGACCATATGGCATCATGGCGGTTATTCTGGGGGCCGTATTTCTGCTCGGTTTTTTTCTGGATTGGATTGAAATCACGTTAATCGTTTTACCCTTGATTGCACCGGTTGTCTCTGGCCTCGGGTTTCAGATCGAGGGGCACGGCGTCGTGGATAATCCGGAACTGGTCTGGTTTGTGGTCCTGATTGCCGTAAGTTTGCAAACCTCATTTTTAACGCCTCCTGTTGGATTTGCCCTTTTCTATCTAAAAGGTGTTGCGCCGCCTGAAGTGGAACTTGTCGATATTTATAAAGGCGTGGTGCCTTTTATCATTCTGCAGCTGATCGGACTGGTGATCATCGCTATCTGGCCGCAGCTGGTCATCTGGCTGCCGGCTTTGGCTTACGGCTAA
- a CDS encoding TRAP transporter small permease subunit — translation MSAETQQDMAPSKFCDALDKFIRSIGHVVMWTNGILVLVIILQVILRYGFGRGLVILEELQWHLYALGIMFGASYAQMMDSHIRVDIIHARLSQKWRYRWDLFGTVVLLLPFIIIIFHQSLDFVWESWRVNERSDAPMGLPWRWAIKGIIPITFFLLGVATISRAVRTFLSLRRT, via the coding sequence ATGAGCGCAGAAACCCAACAGGATATGGCCCCCAGCAAATTTTGTGATGCCCTGGATAAATTCATTCGTTCCATCGGACACGTGGTCATGTGGACCAACGGCATTCTAGTTCTTGTCATTATTCTGCAGGTCATTTTGCGCTATGGCTTCGGCCGTGGCCTGGTTATACTGGAAGAATTGCAGTGGCATCTATATGCGTTAGGGATCATGTTCGGGGCTTCTTATGCCCAGATGATGGATTCCCATATCCGGGTGGACATCATCCATGCGCGTCTTTCCCAGAAATGGAGATACCGCTGGGATCTGTTTGGTACCGTCGTTCTGTTGTTGCCCTTTATCATTATCATCTTCCATCAGAGCCTGGATTTTGTCTGGGAATCCTGGCGGGTCAATGAACGCTCTGATGCTCCCATGGGGCTGCCCTGGCGCTGGGCGATCAAAGGGATTATCCCCATCACCTTCTTCCTGCTGGGAGTCGCCACCATTTCAAGAGCCGTGCGCACCTTTCTTTCTCTGAGGAGAACCTAA
- a CDS encoding TRAP transporter substrate-binding protein translates to MKKNAFMKTLILLLAASFVLSGLFLSCAKQEEEKKPAAAAAPAEEPKAPEAKKVLIKVPICFATSLPGLGSTIKWVADRIELASAGTIAMKVYEPGKLVAPFEILDAVSEGKINGGYSVSGYWAGKIPASPIFTAIPFGPETGEFLAWLYYGNGMKLWQEMYDSHGYNVKVLLCGIIAPETSGWFTKPINSPDDLKGLKMRFFGLGGQAMQKLGASVSLIPGGEIFPALEKKAIEATEFSMPAIDKLLGFQKIAKYNYFPGWHQQATTFELLINKDAWNGMTDHQRAVIEMMCKAATADAFAYTEAIQWQAMKENVENNGVTNMYWSDEMLATFKQAWEEVAAEQSAKDPFFKKVWDDFSAFRKDYALWQSYGFLPRPKPPKQ, encoded by the coding sequence ATGAAGAAAAACGCTTTTATGAAAACGTTAATCCTTCTTCTTGCCGCCAGTTTTGTGCTGTCTGGATTGTTTTTAAGCTGTGCAAAACAGGAAGAAGAAAAAAAGCCTGCTGCGGCAGCAGCTCCGGCGGAGGAGCCCAAAGCTCCTGAGGCAAAGAAAGTTTTGATAAAGGTTCCGATCTGCTTTGCCACCAGTCTTCCGGGTTTGGGTTCAACCATCAAATGGGTTGCAGACCGAATTGAACTCGCCAGTGCCGGTACGATTGCAATGAAGGTCTACGAACCGGGCAAACTGGTAGCGCCGTTTGAAATCCTGGATGCGGTATCCGAAGGTAAAATCAATGGCGGGTACAGCGTTTCAGGTTACTGGGCCGGCAAGATACCGGCTTCGCCGATTTTTACAGCCATCCCCTTTGGCCCCGAAACCGGCGAATTTTTGGCCTGGCTGTATTATGGCAACGGTATGAAACTGTGGCAGGAGATGTACGACAGCCACGGCTACAATGTTAAAGTCCTGCTGTGCGGCATCATCGCACCTGAGACCTCAGGCTGGTTTACCAAGCCCATTAATTCACCGGATGATCTCAAAGGCCTGAAGATGCGCTTTTTTGGGCTGGGCGGCCAGGCCATGCAGAAACTGGGCGCTTCGGTCAGTTTGATTCCGGGTGGCGAAATTTTTCCGGCTCTGGAGAAAAAAGCGATCGAAGCCACTGAATTTTCGATGCCCGCCATCGATAAACTGCTGGGCTTTCAAAAGATTGCCAAATATAATTATTTTCCCGGCTGGCATCAGCAGGCCACAACTTTTGAGCTGCTGATCAATAAAGATGCCTGGAACGGCATGACGGATCACCAGCGTGCGGTTATTGAAATGATGTGCAAGGCCGCCACGGCGGATGCCTTTGCCTACACCGAAGCCATTCAATGGCAGGCGATGAAGGAAAACGTCGAAAATAACGGTGTGACCAACATGTACTGGTCCGATGAAATGCTGGCGACCTTCAAACAGGCCTGGGAAGAAGTTGCCGCCGAGCAATCCGCCAAAGACCCGTTTTTCAAAAAGGTCTGGGATGATTTTTCAGCCTTCCGTAAGGATTATGCCCTGTGGCAATCCTATGGATTTTTGCCGCGTCCCAAACCGCCGAAACAATAA